Within Azoarcus sp. DD4, the genomic segment ACTGAACCACCGCGTCGGCGGTCACGCCGAGGATGTGATGCAACAGGTCGGGCCGACTGTAGGCCATGGTCTTGATGCGACGATAGTCATCCGACGAACCGCCTTCGACCATGTAGCAGGCCAGGGTCCACGGACTGCCGGAGAAGCCTATCAGCGGCACGCTGCCATCGAGCGCACGGCGGATCTCGGCCACCGCATCCATCACGTACTGCAGTTCGGCATGCGGATCGGGCACCGACAGGTTGCGGATCTCCCACTCGTCGCGCAGCGGGCGCTCGAAGCGCGGCCCCTCGCCTTCGGCGAAGTACAGGCCCAGCCCCATCGCGTCCGGCACGGTAAGGATGTCGGAGAACAGGATCGCCGCGTCGAGGTCGTAGCGCGCCAGTGGCTGCAGCGTGACCTCGCAGGCCATCGCCGGACTCTTGCACAGTTGCAGGAAACTGCCGGCGCGCCTGCGCGTTTCGCAGTATTCCGGCAGGTAACGACCCGCTTGGCGCATGAGCCAGACAGGCGTGTATTCGGTGGGCTGGCGCAGCAGCGCCCGCAGGAAGGTATCGTTTTTCAGGCGGCTCACGTCGGTTCCTCTCGTCCGGCCGATGCGGAATAAACCGCGATTATCGCCCAGAAAGCGAACCGCCCGGCCCCTGCCGGCTCAACGCCGCCAGAAACTCGGCGTCAGCACCACCAGGAAGGTGAAGATCTCGAGGCGGCCGAGAATCATCGTGAACGCCAGCACCCAGGTCTGGAAATCGCTCAGCGCCTGGTAGTTGGACGCCGGACCGACCGCATCCAGCCCCGGACCGGTGTTGTTGAGGCAGGCCACCACCGCCGAGAAGGCGGTGATCAGTTCCAGCCCGGTCGCGGACAGCACCAGCGTCAGGGTGACGATGGTGACCATGTAGATGAAACTGAAGCCCAGCACGGCATGCAGGATGCCCTCGGACACCGGCTGGCTGCCCAGCCGCACTGGCCTCACGGCGTTCGGGTGCAGCGAGCGGATGATCTCGCGCAGCACCTGCTTGTACAGGATGATGGCCCGCATCATCTTGATGCCGCCGCCGGCCGAGCCGGAGCAGGCGATGAAGCTGCCGAGGAAGAGCACCCAGATCTGTGCAAACATCGGCCACACCGTGTAGTCGTAGGTTGCCAGACCGAGCGAGGTCGAGATCGACACCACGTGGAAGGCGACGTAACGCACCGTGGTGAAGAGGTCGGCATGCACCTTGAACTGCATCAGGTAAACGGTGAGCAGTACGATGCTGAACAACAGCACGCCGAAGAAGAAGGGGATCTCGGGGTCGCGCAGGTAAGGCGTGATCGAGCGCCGCGCCAG encodes:
- the hemE gene encoding uroporphyrinogen decarboxylase, with amino-acid sequence MSRLKNDTFLRALLRQPTEYTPVWLMRQAGRYLPEYCETRRRAGSFLQLCKSPAMACEVTLQPLARYDLDAAILFSDILTVPDAMGLGLYFAEGEGPRFERPLRDEWEIRNLSVPDPHAELQYVMDAVAEIRRALDGSVPLIGFSGSPWTLACYMVEGGSSDDYRRIKTMAYSRPDLLHHILGVTADAVVQYLNAQIEAGAQAVMVFDSWGGVLAEAAYREFSLRYLQRVVDGLIRERDGQRVPSIVFTKGGGIWLESIAAIGSDAVGLDWTMDIGRARQLVGDKVALQGNLDPSILFAPPDAVAAEARRVLDAYGPNPGHVFNLGHGISQFTPPESVSVLVDTVHEHSRKLRAGLGA